From Weissella confusa, a single genomic window includes:
- a CDS encoding GNAT family N-acetyltransferase — protein MDVKRYTQFEQLVRSLNEANITPIVSGGFALEILSGYDLDSKLAPLILNDDVIDNELMIESVMRTVGFERLDMPELVFSNTDDTLSVAFMPQSAVEPLIGHKLPGQFIFTHTEPEFHVLTTYDLYNLFGHLIGDPDRSEKLRHGDAQKLRFMKQLGYIFDRFPMRQMNETHPLLDVTFEFLGDKDFDQVDKIIRSAFDDANYSTGEEEQLVRRLRAGNPFGRKPIEIVAKRGDEILGYVIVSAATVSDNRTGTAVGVVGPVVVDPLHRGRGLGWRLVEEAEIVARFAGYGVLAAIGWPGYWNQFGYIRSTEFGVKPAFEITPEFFMVKELYPSALLRTNGTFRFPDEWQYDQE, from the coding sequence ATGGATGTGAAGCGCTATACACAATTTGAACAATTGGTGCGTTCGTTGAATGAAGCCAATATCACACCAATCGTATCAGGCGGATTTGCATTGGAAATCTTGTCAGGATATGACTTGGATAGTAAGTTGGCACCGTTGATTTTGAATGATGATGTTATCGACAATGAATTGATGATTGAATCCGTGATGCGCACGGTCGGTTTTGAACGTTTGGACATGCCGGAGTTGGTGTTCTCAAACACTGATGACACGTTGTCAGTTGCCTTTATGCCACAAAGTGCGGTCGAGCCATTAATTGGGCATAAGTTGCCAGGTCAATTCATCTTCACGCACACTGAACCTGAGTTCCATGTGCTCACGACGTACGATTTGTACAACTTGTTTGGTCACTTGATTGGCGACCCAGATCGTAGTGAGAAGTTGCGTCATGGGGATGCGCAAAAGTTGCGCTTCATGAAGCAATTGGGCTACATCTTTGACCGCTTCCCAATGCGCCAAATGAATGAAACGCATCCATTATTGGATGTGACGTTTGAATTCTTGGGCGATAAGGATTTCGACCAAGTCGACAAGATTATTCGCAGTGCGTTTGACGATGCCAACTACAGCACTGGTGAAGAAGAACAATTGGTGCGCCGTTTGCGCGCGGGCAACCCATTTGGTCGCAAGCCAATTGAAATCGTAGCCAAGCGTGGTGACGAAATTTTGGGTTACGTCATCGTATCAGCTGCGACGGTTTCAGATAACCGCACCGGCACAGCAGTCGGTGTTGTTGGACCAGTAGTGGTTGACCCACTTCACCGTGGCCGTGGCCTAGGCTGGCGCTTGGTTGAAGAAGCTGAAATTGTGGCCCGTTTCGCTGGGTACGGTGTTTTGGCAGCCATCGGTTGGCCGGGTTACTGGAACCAATTTGGCTACATTCGTTCAACAGAGTTTGGCGTTAAGCCAGCCTTTGAAATCACGCCTGAATTCTTCATGGTGAAGGAGTTGTACCCATCAGCGCTCTTGCGTACGAATGGCACATTCCGCTTCCCAGATGAATGGCAATATGATCAAGAATAG
- a CDS encoding DHA2 family efflux MFS transporter permease subunit produces the protein MDGISKKERGVLIILIAGVFLGFLNQTLMNTALPQVMADFHISTALGQWMTNGYMLVNGVMVPLTAFLIQRLKTRTLYLSAVFVFAVGTLVAGFAPSYPILIMGRMIQAAGAGVFGPLMNVVVMNLFAADRRGQAMGIIGLALNFAPTIGPTLSGFVVSNHSWRWLFLGIAPLIIIDLILAFIFLKNIGQQKFLKFNFLGMVLSSIGLGSLLYGFSNAGTGNWLSPDVWAFLLIGIVVTALFVYQQTHSKMPLLNFDVFKYHNFTMATLINVVLMAALYGGALMLPLYMQTVRGQSAFISGLVLLPGALITAFLSPTSGKWYDQFGVKRLAPIGLVFVVIGTIVLATLQLDSPIWLPAVGQFIRQLGLVMVTMPIQTDAFNSLPLEMVPDGSAMYTTIRQVAASFGTAALITVYSLVSLGAPAKMAQARADLAGIHAAFWIATGLVVLALGLTQLFKQRSNA, from the coding sequence ATGGACGGAATTAGCAAGAAAGAGCGAGGTGTCTTGATCATCTTGATTGCGGGAGTCTTTTTGGGATTCTTGAATCAAACGTTGATGAACACAGCCTTGCCACAAGTCATGGCAGACTTTCACATCTCAACAGCCCTTGGTCAATGGATGACGAATGGGTACATGTTGGTGAATGGTGTGATGGTGCCGTTAACAGCCTTCTTAATTCAACGCCTTAAGACGCGAACGTTGTACTTAAGTGCGGTATTTGTATTTGCAGTGGGAACCTTGGTTGCAGGGTTCGCACCGTCATACCCCATTTTGATTATGGGACGTATGATTCAAGCGGCCGGCGCAGGTGTGTTCGGACCGTTGATGAACGTGGTCGTGATGAACCTGTTCGCCGCTGACCGACGTGGTCAAGCGATGGGAATTATCGGGTTGGCGTTGAACTTTGCGCCAACCATCGGACCAACGCTATCTGGATTTGTGGTGTCGAACCACTCGTGGCGCTGGTTGTTCTTGGGAATTGCACCACTAATCATTATTGATTTGATTTTGGCCTTTATTTTCTTGAAGAACATCGGGCAACAAAAGTTCTTGAAGTTCAATTTCTTGGGGATGGTCCTTTCGAGTATCGGATTGGGAAGCTTGCTATACGGGTTCTCAAACGCCGGTACGGGTAACTGGCTAAGTCCTGACGTTTGGGCATTTTTGTTAATCGGTATTGTCGTAACGGCGTTGTTCGTCTATCAACAAACCCACTCAAAAATGCCATTGTTGAATTTTGATGTCTTCAAGTACCACAACTTTACGATGGCGACATTGATTAACGTGGTCTTGATGGCTGCATTGTATGGTGGTGCCTTGATGTTGCCACTTTACATGCAAACTGTTCGTGGACAATCAGCCTTTATTTCTGGATTGGTTTTGCTACCGGGTGCCTTGATTACGGCGTTCCTATCGCCAACATCAGGTAAATGGTACGACCAGTTTGGTGTAAAGCGCTTGGCCCCAATCGGATTGGTGTTTGTGGTTATCGGAACAATTGTCTTGGCCACGTTGCAACTGGATTCGCCAATCTGGTTGCCAGCGGTTGGACAATTCATCCGTCAACTTGGTTTGGTTATGGTCACGATGCCAATTCAAACCGATGCCTTTAACTCATTGCCACTTGAGATGGTGCCCGATGGATCAGCGATGTACACGACGATTCGTCAGGTTGCTGCCTCATTTGGAACCGCTGCTTTGATTACGGTTTACAGTCTAGTTTCATTGGGCGCACCGGCAAAAATGGCGCAAGCGCGTGCCGATTTGGCTGGTATTCACGCCGCCTTTTGGATTGCGACCGGTTTGGTCGTCTTAGCACTAGGGTTAACCCAACTCTTTAAGCAACGATCTAACGCATAA
- a CDS encoding aminoacyl-tRNA deacylase: MAKKERIKKILVEQILDKAKIPYESIVFAGGMNRDQAELDNYGLTDHDIYKTLALIGNVTGPVIGIVPMDAHLDEKKLAAVSGNKKVNMIPTKDLQKTTGYIHGANNPVGIWQTKKFPIYFDNSAKEAGTITLSAGEVGRSIRLDAEQLAEFVHAKFADIRTAD, encoded by the coding sequence ATGGCTAAGAAAGAGCGTATTAAGAAGATCCTTGTCGAGCAAATTCTTGATAAGGCTAAGATTCCATATGAAAGCATTGTGTTTGCTGGCGGTATGAACCGTGACCAAGCCGAATTGGATAATTATGGCCTAACTGACCATGATATCTACAAGACATTGGCTTTGATTGGAAATGTCACTGGCCCAGTTATCGGTATTGTGCCAATGGATGCCCACTTGGATGAAAAGAAGTTGGCAGCTGTTTCAGGTAACAAGAAGGTCAACATGATTCCAACGAAGGATTTGCAAAAGACGACTGGTTACATTCATGGTGCGAATAACCCAGTTGGTATCTGGCAAACGAAGAAGTTCCCAATTTACTTTGATAACAGTGCCAAGGAAGCCGGTACAATCACGTTGTCAGCTGGTGAAGTGGGCCGTTCAATTCGTTTGGATGCCGAGCAATTGGCTGAATTCGTCCACGCGAAGTTTGCGGACATTCGCACGGCTGACTAA
- a CDS encoding HD domain-containing protein, with product MTKTEEQQLVAITAFMQKVLGGDESGHDTTHIDRVVALTNHILTTEPTADEFIAVAAATLHDTYDDKLFKNVTSAKQAVVDMLTDNGIDEAKQAEIFQIIDNMSWSKQRFGNPEPLTLAGQIVQDADRLEAIGAIAVARVIQYGVQKHHILYDPTMPPRDLKTKADYRDATGETMINHFYEKLFLLKDYLNTDEGKRIGAKRDAIMHEFVAQFEAEWAGTDYLN from the coding sequence ATGACAAAAACAGAAGAACAACAATTGGTTGCTATTACTGCTTTTATGCAAAAGGTGCTTGGTGGGGATGAATCAGGGCATGATACGACCCACATTGATCGTGTTGTGGCACTGACTAATCACATTTTGACGACGGAACCAACTGCGGATGAGTTTATCGCGGTGGCTGCGGCGACGTTGCATGATACGTATGACGATAAGTTATTTAAAAATGTCACAAGCGCCAAACAAGCAGTTGTGGATATGTTGACGGATAATGGTATTGATGAGGCTAAACAGGCTGAGATTTTCCAAATTATCGATAACATGTCATGGAGCAAGCAACGTTTCGGCAACCCAGAGCCACTCACATTGGCTGGTCAAATCGTGCAAGATGCTGATCGCCTTGAAGCGATTGGTGCGATTGCCGTGGCCCGTGTCATTCAATATGGTGTCCAAAAGCACCACATTTTGTATGACCCAACGATGCCGCCACGTGATTTGAAGACGAAGGCCGATTATCGTGATGCGACGGGCGAAACGATGATTAACCATTTCTATGAAAAGCTATTTTTGCTCAAGGATTACCTCAATACTGACGAAGGAAAGCGAATTGGTGCGAAGCGCGATGCGATTATGCATGAATTCGTGGCGCAGTTTGAAGCGGAGTGGGCAGGAACTGATTATCTAAATTAA
- a CDS encoding sugar porter family MFS transporter, whose product MKINVWFIFFFGALGGLLFGFDTGIISGASPLIESNFKLTVAETGFVTSAVLIGSAAGALGVGPLADRFGRKKLLILASLFFIAGSLMTAFATGFGTMAIARIVLGLAVGSASALTPAYLAELAPAKHRGSLGSMFQLMITAGILLAYVSNLGFLGHDFMGIRDWRWMLGSALIPAVLLFVGGLLLPESPRFLFAKGDKENAERVLTHLRAKSGESVEAELAAMAEVDKQPKGGLKDLFTIARPAVIVAVGIMFLQQLVGINSVIYFLPQVFIKGFGFNEANAIWISVGIGVVNFVVTILATMIMDNFNRKTLLTFGSIVMTVALAILTVLNYTVSVETAAIPTMLLIATYIFGFAISWGPIAWLLIGEIFPMSVRGIGSSIGSAANWIGNFLVSQFFLVLLAVFHNNVGGPFGVFAVFAFISIFFVRYLVPETRGKSLEEIEMELRK is encoded by the coding sequence ATGAAGATTAACGTTTGGTTTATTTTCTTCTTTGGGGCATTGGGAGGCTTGCTCTTTGGATTTGATACAGGAATTATTTCAGGAGCCTCTCCATTGATTGAAAGCAATTTTAAGTTGACGGTTGCTGAAACTGGTTTCGTAACGTCAGCCGTGTTGATTGGATCTGCGGCTGGTGCGCTTGGGGTTGGGCCTTTGGCTGACCGTTTTGGTCGTAAGAAGTTGTTGATTTTGGCTTCTTTGTTCTTTATCGCCGGTTCATTGATGACGGCGTTTGCCACTGGCTTCGGTACGATGGCCATCGCCCGTATCGTGTTGGGATTGGCCGTTGGGTCAGCCTCAGCGTTGACGCCAGCTTACTTGGCTGAATTGGCACCTGCTAAGCACCGTGGTTCATTGGGGTCAATGTTCCAATTGATGATTACGGCCGGAATTTTGTTGGCCTACGTGTCTAACCTTGGTTTCTTGGGCCACGACTTCATGGGTATCCGTGACTGGCGCTGGATGCTTGGATCAGCTTTGATTCCAGCCGTATTGTTGTTCGTAGGTGGCTTGTTGCTACCAGAATCACCACGTTTCTTGTTTGCGAAGGGTGATAAGGAAAATGCAGAGCGCGTGTTGACTCACTTGCGCGCCAAGTCAGGTGAATCAGTTGAAGCCGAATTGGCTGCCATGGCTGAAGTTGATAAGCAACCAAAGGGTGGGTTGAAGGACTTGTTCACAATCGCCCGTCCAGCCGTGATTGTTGCTGTTGGAATTATGTTCTTGCAACAATTGGTTGGTATCAACTCAGTGATTTACTTCTTGCCACAAGTGTTTATCAAGGGATTCGGCTTTAACGAAGCCAACGCCATCTGGATTTCAGTTGGAATCGGTGTAGTTAACTTCGTAGTGACGATTTTGGCAACGATGATTATGGATAACTTCAACCGTAAGACGTTGTTGACGTTTGGTTCAATCGTTATGACGGTCGCTTTGGCTATCTTGACGGTCTTGAACTACACGGTATCAGTTGAAACGGCTGCTATTCCAACGATGTTGTTGATTGCAACGTACATCTTCGGATTCGCCATTTCATGGGGACCAATCGCTTGGTTGTTGATTGGTGAAATCTTCCCAATGTCAGTGCGTGGCATCGGTTCATCAATCGGTTCAGCTGCCAACTGGATTGGAAACTTCTTGGTGTCACAATTTTTCTTGGTATTGTTGGCTGTCTTCCACAACAACGTGGGTGGACCATTCGGAGTCTTCGCAGTCTTTGCCTTCATCTCAATCTTCTTCGTTCGTTACCTCGTGCCAGAGACGCGCGGTAAGTCACTTGAAGAAATCGAAATGGAATTGCGCAAGTAA